In Xyrauchen texanus isolate HMW12.3.18 chromosome 35, RBS_HiC_50CHRs, whole genome shotgun sequence, one DNA window encodes the following:
- the LOC127629062 gene encoding divergent protein kinase domain 1B-like, translating into MPRSLRKLMRLVLFCPLSKGLQARLPAVKVKYLLVAWFGILVASWVIYMQYSSYSELCRGHICTMLICDHYRRGIISGSVCKSLCEDKTLSLQRCLSTSPTQQIYSAVWKKKAVLVKCGIEESIRGENSPDSPLQHDSKLYDKPTRGTSMDEFRAMLHSFLKDSVGDQSSLGTLVTRVISLADVNGDGKVSLAEAKSVWALLQINEFVLMVALHDKDHAPHLLGFCGDLYVTEPVAHSALFMLEVPGWLHPMFPESLGVALNRWLAPAWPRRARITIGLLEFIEEVFHGMYGSFYMCDASPQRVGYNAKYDFKMADLQSVASEATVKGFLRGRTCEANADCTYGRDCTATCDRLAKQCNVEVVQPNLAKVCALLQDFLLFGAPSDLREDLEKQLRTCVTLSGLASQMEVHHSLVLNNLKTLLWKKISNTKYS; encoded by the exons ATGCCGCGGAGTTTGCGGAAGCTGATGCGTCTGGTCCTCTTCTGCCCTTTATCAAAGGGCTTACAG GCCCGCTTGCCTGCAGTAAAAGTCAAGTACCTGTTGGTGGCATGGTTTGGGATTCTGGTGGCCAGCTGGGTAATCTACATGCAGTACTCTTCTTATTCAGAGCTCTGCAGAGGACACATCTGTACCATGCTCATT TGTGATCATTACCGCAGGGGCATCATCTCAGGGTCAGTGTGTAAATCTCTCTGTGAAGATAAAACTCTGTCACTTCAACGCTGTCTTTCAACGTCACCTACACAACAG ATATACAGTGCTGTATGGAAGAAGAAAGCCGTACTGGTGAAGTGTGGGATTGAGGAGAGTATAAGAGGAGAGAACAGTCCTGACTCGCCACTGCAGCATGACAGCAAACTCTACGATAAACCCACCCGCGGAACATCCATGGATGAATTCAGAGCCATGCTGCATTCCTTCCTCAAG GACAGTGTTGGAGATCAGTCATCTCTTGGTACCCTTGTCACTCGTGTAATTTCTCTGGCGGATGTCAATGGCGATGGCAAAGTTTCGTTAGCAGAAGCCAAATCCGTCTGGGCTTTGCTTCAGATCAACGAATTCGTTCTAATGGTTGCACTGCACGATAAAGACCACGCTCCTCATTTGCTGGGTTTCTGCGGTGACCTATACGTGACTGAACCTGTTGCCCATAGTGCCCTCTTCATGCTGGAGGTGCCTGGCTGGCTGCATCCAATGTTTCCCGAGTCGCTGGGCGTTGCGCTTAACCGATGGCTCGCCCCCGCATGGCCACGCCGGGCCCGAATCACCATCGGCCTGTTAGAGTTCATCGAAGAAGTGTTCCATGGCATGTACGGAAGCTTCTACATGTGTGACGCTAGCCCGCAACGGGTCGGCTACAATGCTAAATACGACTTTAAAATGGCAGACCTCCAAAGCGTAGCATCGGAGGCAACCGTCAAGGGTTTCTTACGAGGTAGAACTTGCGAGGCAAACGCAGACTGCACTTATGGACGGGATTGTACTGCGACATGTGACCGATTAGCGAAGCAGTGCAATGTGGAAGTGGTGCAGCCAAACTTGGCTAAGGTCTGTGCGCTCCTACAGGACTTCCTGCTGTTCGGAGCACCGTCAGATCTGAGAGAGGACCTGGAGAAACAGCTACGCACCTGTGTGACGCTCAGCGGACTGGCCTCGCAAATGGAAGTACATCATTCCCTTGTTCTCAACAACCTGAAAACACTACTGTGGAAGAAGATCTCCAATACCAAGTACTCTTGA